From Selenomonas sp. AB3002, one genomic window encodes:
- a CDS encoding Gfo/Idh/MocA family oxidoreductase has translation MEELNVVIIGLGSMGKRRARIVRRLYPGFHVAGIDIQEERRKTFAEEFSVPVFASLADALAKIPLDASIISTSPLSHGDIAHECLSAGLHVFTELNLQPYRYEENMQLAQSKNLRLFLSSTFLYRKEIQYTIRKAVMTEYPLSYLYHVGQYLPDWHPWEDYRNYFVAKRESNACRELFAIELPWLTSAFGAIEEVHVVSSKMTQLELPYHDNYMVTIHHQGGCKGVLTVDVVSREAVRDLCVYGENLFIQWDGTPAGLKEKNLDTKDLVSVELYGSEAVRHDDNYSRNVIENAYENEIEAYVACITRDEKPVYGYKEDLKILSWIDEIEGIK, from the coding sequence GTGGAAGAACTGAATGTGGTTATCATTGGCTTGGGATCAATGGGGAAAAGGCGAGCCAGGATTGTGCGTAGGTTGTATCCTGGGTTTCATGTAGCAGGCATCGACATCCAGGAAGAGCGGCGGAAAACTTTTGCAGAAGAATTTTCTGTGCCTGTATTTGCCAGTCTGGCAGATGCATTGGCGAAAATACCTCTGGATGCATCCATAATCTCTACCTCTCCGCTATCCCATGGGGATATAGCGCATGAGTGTCTGTCTGCCGGACTTCATGTCTTTACAGAACTTAATCTGCAGCCTTATAGGTATGAAGAAAATATGCAATTGGCGCAAAGCAAAAATCTGAGGCTGTTCCTTTCTTCAACCTTTTTATATCGTAAAGAGATACAATACACAATTCGCAAGGCCGTCATGACTGAATATCCACTCTCTTATCTGTATCATGTGGGACAGTATTTGCCGGATTGGCATCCTTGGGAGGACTACCGTAATTACTTTGTAGCCAAACGGGAGTCCAATGCTTGTCGGGAATTGTTTGCCATAGAACTCCCATGGCTCACTTCGGCATTTGGTGCCATAGAGGAGGTTCATGTGGTATCAAGTAAGATGACGCAGTTGGAACTGCCATACCATGATAATTATATGGTGACAATTCATCATCAGGGAGGATGCAAGGGTGTGCTGACAGTGGACGTAGTGTCACGGGAGGCAGTACGTGATTTGTGCGTCTATGGTGAAAACTTGTTTATACAATGGGATGGCACTCCTGCTGGCCTTAAAGAGAAGAATCTCGATACGAAGGATTTGGTATCGGTGGAACTATATGGAAGCGAGGCAGTCCGCCATGATGACAATTATAGCCGTAACGTCATCGAGAATGCTTATGAAAATGAAATAGAGGCCTATGTTGCTTGTATTACCAGAGATGAAAAGCCTGTCTATGGTTACAAAGAAGATTTAAAAATTTTGTCCTGGATTGATGAAATAGAGGGGATAAAATGA
- a CDS encoding nucleotidyltransferase family protein: MNTWKNCCISRDMSIIDTLRVIDRAALQFALVVSEGNHLLGVVTDGDIRRGLLRGLELSAPVVDVMNTKPLVATINQEKSYVANIMRKSTLHHIPVVDENNVLINLYTLEDVLYKKVRDNVVILMAGGLGTRLRPLTNKVPKPLLKVGNKPILETIIENFIESGFHRFYLCVNYKSEMIEKHFGDGSRYGVEINYIHERKRMGTAGALYFLPEKLLEPAIVMNGDLLTKVDFGEFVDFHKEKQALATMGVREYSYQVPYGVIDYNGTEIVQIREKPSQQYLVNAGMYVLSPEVLDYIREEKYLDMPDLFNQLIEGKEKTTVYPIREYWMDIGRIDDFEQAQRDYEDVFSTYEEAN, encoded by the coding sequence ATGAATACATGGAAAAATTGCTGCATATCCAGAGATATGTCAATCATAGATACATTACGGGTTATAGATAGGGCGGCCCTGCAGTTTGCTCTAGTAGTTTCGGAAGGTAATCATCTGCTGGGAGTAGTAACTGATGGCGATATAAGGCGTGGGTTATTGCGTGGTTTAGAGCTTTCTGCTCCTGTGGTTGATGTCATGAATACAAAACCCCTAGTAGCAACTATAAACCAAGAAAAGAGCTATGTAGCCAACATCATGCGCAAATCTACGCTGCACCATATTCCTGTGGTAGATGAGAACAATGTGCTGATTAACCTTTACACACTAGAAGATGTGCTTTATAAAAAGGTGCGGGACAATGTTGTCATACTTATGGCAGGTGGCCTGGGCACCAGGCTTCGACCACTGACAAATAAAGTTCCCAAACCGCTGCTAAAAGTTGGGAATAAGCCCATTTTGGAAACAATCATAGAGAACTTTATTGAGAGCGGTTTCCATCGTTTTTACCTATGTGTAAATTATAAATCGGAAATGATTGAGAAACATTTCGGCGATGGCAGCAGATATGGTGTGGAAATTAATTATATTCACGAAAGAAAACGCATGGGGACGGCTGGTGCTTTATATTTTCTGCCTGAAAAGCTGTTGGAACCTGCCATTGTGATGAATGGAGATTTGCTTACGAAAGTTGATTTTGGTGAGTTTGTAGACTTTCACAAGGAAAAGCAGGCTTTGGCTACAATGGGGGTACGTGAGTACAGCTATCAGGTACCGTATGGTGTTATTGACTACAATGGAACTGAAATAGTGCAAATTCGTGAAAAACCGTCGCAGCAGTATCTTGTAAATGCTGGTATGTATGTTCTTTCGCCTGAGGTGCTGGACTATATTCGAGAGGAAAAGTATCTTGATATGCCAGATTTATTCAATCAGCTGATTGAGGGCAAGGAAAAGACCACTGTGTATCCTATTCGTGAATATTGGATGGATATAGGCAGGATAGATGATTTCGAACAAGCACAGAGGGACTATGAAGATGTCTTTTCCACTTATGAGGAGGCGAATTGA
- the neuB gene encoding N-acetylneuraminate synthase produces MSKKHVYIIAEAGVNHNGDMELARKLVRAGAEAGADAVKFQTFHPENLVTKTAEKAAYQKVTTGMQESQLEMLQKLTLKDEDYIELEKLCRECGVDFISTPFDSDSLHFLTTALNMPFIKIPSGEVTNAPFLIEIAHSQKPVVLSTGMATLGEIEKALAMLAYGYIKSDFPANYQAAQDVYVSEEGQNILREKVQLLHCTTQYPAPASQANLKAMETMKRAFGLPVGYSDHTKGITIPVAATALGAVIIEKHFTLDKDMPGPDHKASLEPEELQAMVQAIRTVEQAIGCGVKIPAADEVANINIVRKSMVAASEISEGENITLEKLTAKRAGAGISPMNVWHILGKKAGRAYGIDEKIEW; encoded by the coding sequence TTGAGTAAGAAGCATGTATATATCATAGCCGAAGCTGGCGTGAACCATAATGGTGACATGGAACTGGCCAGAAAGCTGGTTAGGGCTGGGGCAGAGGCTGGAGCAGACGCAGTGAAGTTCCAGACTTTTCACCCGGAGAATTTAGTAACCAAGACAGCAGAAAAAGCGGCCTATCAGAAGGTGACTACGGGAATGCAGGAAAGTCAGCTGGAGATGTTGCAGAAACTGACATTGAAGGATGAGGATTACATAGAGCTGGAAAAACTATGCAGAGAGTGCGGCGTGGATTTTATATCCACACCTTTTGATAGTGATAGCCTGCATTTTCTGACTACAGCGCTGAATATGCCATTCATCAAGATTCCTTCGGGCGAGGTAACTAACGCGCCCTTCTTGATAGAGATTGCACATTCCCAAAAGCCCGTAGTGCTGTCCACGGGCATGGCGACTTTGGGAGAGATCGAAAAGGCCTTGGCGATGCTGGCCTACGGATATATAAAGTCAGATTTTCCGGCCAACTACCAGGCTGCTCAGGATGTGTATGTATCAGAGGAAGGCCAGAACATCCTTAGGGAAAAAGTGCAGCTTCTTCATTGCACTACCCAGTACCCCGCACCTGCATCCCAGGCTAATTTGAAGGCTATGGAAACTATGAAAAGAGCTTTCGGCCTGCCGGTAGGGTATTCCGATCATACTAAAGGAATAACTATTCCTGTGGCGGCAACAGCGCTGGGGGCTGTCATTATAGAGAAGCATTTCACTCTGGACAAAGATATGCCTGGCCCTGACCATAAGGCTTCCCTGGAACCAGAGGAGCTGCAGGCCATGGTGCAAGCCATTCGCACGGTGGAGCAGGCCATAGGGTGTGGCGTGAAGATTCCAGCTGCTGATGAGGTTGCAAACATCAATATAGTGCGAAAAAGCATGGTGGCAGCTTCGGAAATTTCAGAAGGAGAAAATATTACTCTGGAAAAATTGACAGCTAAGAGAGCAGGAGCAGGTATCAGCCCTATGAATGTATGGCACATACTGGGTAAGAAAGCTGGTCGTGCTTATGGAATAGATGAGAAGATTGAGTGGTAG